A part of Brassica rapa cultivar Chiifu-401-42 chromosome A05, CAAS_Brap_v3.01, whole genome shotgun sequence genomic DNA contains:
- the ESM gene encoding GDSL esterase/lipase ESM1: protein MACKFSFVSVMGVLLVLTIFHDPIIVDAGQGVPEVALFTFGDSYYDAGNKAFLGKNKNPPQNLWPYGKSRDDPNGKFSDGYIVPDFIAEFMSIPNGIPPALKPGANLSRGASFAVADASILGAPVESMTLNQQVNKFRSMISTWSEDYIEKSLFMIYIGTEDYLNFTKFNPTASASAQQAFVTSVTNKLKTDIGLLYSLGASKFAVPMLAPLGCLPIVRQEYKTGNDCYEPLNDLAKQHNEKIGPILNEYAKKPNGGFQFTVLDFYNAVIRRTTRSYNYRFYVANSSCCGVGTHNAYGCGMANVHSKLCEYQRSYFFFDGRHNTEKAQEEIAHLLYGANTNVIHPMTVRELIVFPAKENMRELWEPNTSIRRRRSSRDYLDLSAYY, encoded by the exons ATGGCATGCAAGTTTAGTTTTGTGAGTGTCATGGGAGTACTATTGGTGTTAACCATATTCCATGATCCGATCATCGTCGACGCCGGCCAAGGTGTTCCGGAGGTAGCATTGTTCACTTTTGGAGACTCTTACTACGACGCTGGAAACAAAGCTTTTCTaggcaaaaacaaaaaccctCCACAAAACCTGTGGCCTTACGGCAAGTCCCGTGACGACCCCAACGGCAAGTTTTCGGACGGCTATATTGTCCCCGACTTTATCG CTGAATTCATGTCCATTCCAAACGGAATCCCGCCGGCGCTTAAACCTGGTGCTAATCTTTCACGTGGAGCTAGCTTTGCCGTCGCCGACGCTTCTATTCTTGGGGCTCCGGTGGAATCT ATGACACTGAATCAACAAGTGAACAAGTTCAGAAGTATGATATCAACATGGTCCGAAGACTACATCGAGAAATCATTGTTCATGATATACATCGGTACGGAAGATTATTTGAACTTCACCAAGTTTAATCCCACTGCTTCTGCTTCTGCTCAGCAAGCTTTTGTCACTTCCGTCACTAACAAACTAAAAACCGACATCGGC TTGTTATACTCCTTGGGAGCTAGTAAATTCGCAGTTCCAATGCTAGCACCATTGGGTTGCTTACCGATCGTGAGACAAGAATACAAAACCGGCAACGACTGTTACGAGCCACTCAACGATTTGGCCAAACAACACAACGAGAAGATCGGTCCGATATTGAACGAGTATGCTAAAAAACCCAACGGCGGTTTTCAGTTCACTGTCTTAGATTTCTACAATGCTGTTATCCGTCGGACAACAAGGAGTTATAACTATC GGTTTTATGTGGCCAACTCATCGTGCTGCGGGGTAGGGACTCACAACGCGTATGGTTGTGGAATGGCTAACGTGCACTCGAAGCTATGTGAGTACCAAAGATCTTACTTCTTCTTTGACGGACGTCACAACACTGAGAAAGCTCAGGAGGAAATAGCTCATCTTCTCTATGGAGCCAATACTAACGTGATCCACCCGATGACCGTACGTGAGCTAATCGTTTTTCCGGCTAAGGAGAACATGCGTGAGTTGTGGGAACCCAACACGTCTATTCGTCGTCGACGATCATCTCGTGATTACCTCGATTTATCAGCTTATTATTAG